In the genome of Paenibacillus pabuli, one region contains:
- a CDS encoding ABC transporter ATP-binding protein: protein MTKPILEVLNLNKSFQVKSKKALFKKPNPIHILNEISFELLEGETLSIVGESGCGKTTLGRCIVRGVDASSGSVVYHAEDGKEVNYLNLKGKEIKAYRKDIQMIFQDPYSSLSPRMSVFDIIAEPLIANFKLSRTEVEAKVMEIAEKTGLNVSYLKRYPHAFSGGQRQRIAIARALITQPRLIVCDEAVSALDVSIQAQIINLLKDLQEQFKITYIFISHDLSIVQNISDRVAVMHLGRIVELATTESLFSNPQHPYTEALMSAVPQPNPDFKKERIILEGEVPNPANPPSGCHFHPRCSYKTDKCIQHVPELREVGYNHFAACHYAEQLQLRGVPIETEDEVQSRTS, encoded by the coding sequence ATGACCAAACCCATTCTTGAAGTCCTCAACCTGAACAAAAGCTTTCAGGTCAAATCCAAAAAAGCCCTGTTCAAAAAGCCAAACCCCATTCATATTCTAAACGAAATTTCATTTGAACTCCTTGAAGGGGAGACGCTCAGTATTGTCGGCGAATCAGGGTGTGGAAAAACAACGCTCGGACGCTGTATCGTCAGAGGTGTGGATGCTTCTTCAGGCAGTGTAGTCTACCATGCGGAAGATGGAAAAGAAGTGAATTACCTTAACTTGAAGGGCAAAGAGATTAAGGCGTATCGCAAGGATATCCAGATGATTTTTCAGGACCCGTATTCCTCACTGAGCCCCCGGATGAGCGTATTCGATATTATCGCCGAACCGTTGATTGCGAACTTTAAGCTGAGCAGGACTGAGGTTGAAGCGAAGGTGATGGAGATTGCCGAGAAAACAGGTCTGAATGTGAGTTACCTGAAGCGATATCCGCATGCATTTTCGGGCGGACAGCGGCAGCGGATAGCCATTGCTCGTGCGCTTATTACACAGCCCAGACTGATTGTCTGTGATGAAGCGGTCTCCGCGCTGGATGTATCGATTCAGGCTCAGATTATCAATCTTCTCAAAGATTTGCAGGAGCAATTCAAGATCACATATATCTTCATCTCGCATGATCTTTCCATCGTACAGAACATTTCCGACCGAGTAGCGGTTATGCATCTGGGCAGAATTGTGGAACTGGCGACAACGGAATCATTGTTCTCGAATCCTCAGCATCCCTATACGGAGGCGCTAATGTCAGCCGTGCCCCAACCGAATCCGGATTTTAAAAAAGAACGAATTATACTGGAGGGGGAAGTACCGAATCCGGCCAATCCGCCAAGCGGCTGTCATTTTCATCCCAGATGCTCGTATAAGACGGATAAATGTATCCAGCACGTTCCTGAACTCCGTGAAGTAGGATATAATCATTTTGCTGCCTGTCATTATGCAGAGCAGCTTCAGCTTCGCGGCGTTCCAATCGAGACTGAGGATGAAGTTCAATCCAGGACATCTTAA
- a CDS encoding LacI family DNA-binding transcriptional regulator: MAKIDDVARLAGVSKGTVSNVFSQKRPTSKKVTEKVLQISKELNYVPNHIARSLVTKKTMAIGLTIPHGKFFFSVFHNQFINGVILEASNYGYRVLLDMIAAEEVKTPSLASYPIDGAIVLGPTEEDDRINLLYQHDIPFVTIGKIINKGLQGVSTVNNDNRQVMRDICDYLLGLGHRNIMFLNAGEQMTVSIERSEEFVRVLQEHGVMIQPGMIHYKPGIHSDKYIKYGYDETLHNVKNPMGRVTAIIADDDRTAFSALNAINDAGLRVPEDISLFVICGDQSMMHQVRPSLTGMDLQPSELGVQSVRLLMHKLGILEGSYENNRIVPSKIIERNSCASIKN; this comes from the coding sequence ATGGCAAAGATTGATGATGTAGCCCGTCTGGCGGGTGTATCCAAGGGAACGGTATCTAACGTATTCAGCCAGAAAAGGCCTACGAGCAAAAAGGTAACCGAGAAAGTGCTGCAAATTTCGAAGGAATTGAATTACGTGCCGAATCATATTGCAAGAAGCTTGGTCACCAAGAAAACAATGGCGATCGGGCTTACGATTCCGCACGGCAAATTCTTTTTCAGCGTGTTCCATAATCAGTTTATCAATGGTGTCATTCTGGAAGCTTCCAATTACGGATATCGGGTGCTTCTGGACATGATTGCTGCCGAAGAGGTGAAGACACCTTCACTTGCGAGCTATCCTATTGACGGTGCCATTGTGCTGGGACCTACAGAAGAGGATGACCGGATCAATCTGCTGTATCAGCATGACATTCCGTTTGTCACGATTGGCAAAATCATTAACAAGGGACTTCAGGGTGTATCTACCGTCAATAATGATAATAGACAGGTCATGCGCGATATTTGCGATTATTTGCTTGGACTGGGTCATCGGAACATCATGTTCCTGAACGCCGGGGAGCAGATGACTGTTTCCATTGAACGGTCGGAAGAGTTCGTCCGTGTGCTGCAGGAGCATGGTGTGATGATTCAGCCTGGAATGATTCATTATAAACCGGGTATTCATTCAGACAAGTATATTAAATATGGCTATGACGAGACACTTCATAATGTGAAGAATCCTATGGGCAGAGTTACGGCAATTATTGCAGATGACGATCGTACTGCATTTAGCGCACTTAATGCCATCAACGACGCGGGTCTTCGTGTGCCGGAAGATATCTCTTTGTTTGTCATCTGCGGTGATCAGTCCATGATGCACCAGGTAAGGCCTTCATTGACGGGAATGGATCTGCAACCATCTGAGCTGGGTGTTCAGTCGGTAAGGCTGCTTATGCATAAGCTCGGTATTCTGGAGGGATCGTACGAGAATAACAGGATCGTGCCTAGCAAAATAATAGAAAGAAACTCTTGTGCCTCGATCAAGAATTAG
- a CDS encoding MgtC/SapB family protein gives MITFTSWVGNSIPFEYYVRILISAVLGLLIGFDRTHKNKPAGVKTYTFVTVASALITIVSIESVEVYGQLHNRTMMDPMRLAAQIVSGLGFLGAGLIMKAGFEVKGLTSAAMILFAGGVGIGTGAGFYGIVTFSMAVAFFFIRVGGWIEKWEHKKLVAKEEKKDLSA, from the coding sequence ATGATAACGTTTACATCCTGGGTGGGCAACTCTATACCTTTTGAATATTATGTTCGAATTCTAATCAGTGCTGTGCTCGGGCTGTTAATCGGATTTGATCGGACCCATAAGAACAAACCGGCAGGCGTAAAGACGTATACATTTGTTACGGTCGCTTCTGCACTCATTACAATCGTATCCATTGAGAGTGTTGAAGTGTACGGACAACTGCACAACCGAACGATGATGGACCCGATGCGTTTGGCGGCTCAAATTGTCTCGGGCCTTGGTTTTCTCGGAGCAGGACTCATTATGAAGGCCGGATTTGAAGTGAAAGGTTTGACATCGGCAGCAATGATCCTATTTGCAGGTGGAGTCGGTATTGGTACGGGCGCTGGTTTCTACGGAATTGTGACCTTTTCGATGGCGGTGGCTTTCTTTTTCATCCGGGTTGGGGGTTGGATTGAGAAGTGGGAGCACAAGAAGCTGGTGGCAAAGGAAGAAAAGAAGGACTTGAGTGCTTAA
- a CDS encoding DUF6366 family protein — MDFREETPEQKRERLRQEELKGNPVGTFGDGINRAQFGSFADLVGGLGWKGTGILIILLVIGYVIYKLVF, encoded by the coding sequence ATGGATTTTCGAGAAGAAACACCCGAACAAAAAAGAGAACGTTTGAGACAAGAAGAACTAAAGGGAAACCCGGTGGGTACGTTCGGTGATGGCATAAATCGTGCTCAATTTGGAAGCTTCGCAGATTTAGTTGGCGGTTTGGGATGGAAAGGTACTGGAATCCTCATTATATTATTGGTAATAGGGTATGTAATTTATAAATTAGTGTTTTAA
- a CDS encoding Imm41 family immunity protein: MEQSLQELLRNARAEENTFLYMLHEEARVDQLLFWKYVNSIVELTRLTANQPLDREMASAVSFTYSKIMEHLQWHHSDRDVYEIQQFPYEYANLMVDRLGRVVDGFFKGIVLEEERFDEDLPNPASTGEMAEEQPAVLQLGYYKQNTNVHAIGFREEDGTYRIVLNEEEDRELFDSKLSRREVEGTYLFMAPDASSAHQLFHEWVMGNHTPYRSALNLPSEDVV; encoded by the coding sequence ATGGAACAATCGCTTCAGGAACTGCTGCGCAATGCGCGTGCGGAGGAGAATACCTTTTTGTACATGCTGCACGAAGAAGCGCGCGTCGACCAGTTGTTATTCTGGAAGTATGTGAACAGTATTGTGGAATTGACCCGTCTCACCGCGAACCAGCCGTTGGATCGGGAAATGGCGAGCGCCGTTAGCTTCACGTATTCCAAAATCATGGAGCATCTGCAATGGCATCATTCGGATCGTGACGTGTACGAGATCCAACAGTTTCCCTATGAATATGCAAATCTCATGGTGGATCGTCTGGGCAGAGTGGTTGATGGTTTCTTTAAGGGCATCGTGCTGGAAGAAGAGAGGTTTGACGAGGATCTTCCTAATCCGGCCTCCACAGGGGAAATGGCAGAAGAGCAACCAGCCGTTCTGCAGCTGGGTTATTATAAACAAAATACGAATGTGCACGCTATCGGTTTCCGAGAGGAAGATGGGACGTACCGAATTGTTTTGAATGAAGAAGAGGATCGGGAGCTTTTTGATTCCAAGCTGAGCCGCCGAGAGGTGGAGGGAACGTATCTCTTCATGGCTCCGGATGCCAGCAGCGCTCACCAATTATTTCATGAATGGGTGATGGGTAACCACACTCCATATCGTTCTGCACTTAATCTGCCTTCAGAAGATGTTGTATAG
- a CDS encoding GyrI-like domain-containing protein, with translation MNVNDYLIEQQSLTFVGIKRTFSCVDGENLREIPKMWQEALSDGIEDRLNEFNNGAVSGLVGICVDQRELHSDQMEYWIATSHSGEVPEGLFSIELPTSNWMVFEAEQLAPEEIQRLWKYIMSEWFGATPYKHAGIPELEVYRGQGLPPQVWIPVKSLS, from the coding sequence ATGAATGTGAATGATTACCTGATTGAACAGCAGTCTCTAACTTTCGTAGGCATTAAAAGGACATTCTCTTGTGTGGATGGCGAGAATTTGAGAGAGATTCCAAAGATGTGGCAGGAAGCTTTGTCGGACGGAATAGAAGATCGTTTAAACGAGTTTAATAACGGGGCCGTATCCGGTTTGGTCGGCATCTGTGTAGACCAGAGGGAACTGCACAGTGATCAAATGGAGTACTGGATCGCAACCTCACACTCCGGGGAAGTACCTGAGGGTTTGTTTTCAATCGAGCTTCCCACGTCGAACTGGATGGTGTTCGAAGCCGAACAACTGGCCCCAGAAGAGATACAGCGGTTGTGGAAATATATTATGAGCGAATGGTTCGGAGCCACCCCATACAAACACGCGGGAATTCCGGAACTTGAGGTGTACAGAGGTCAGGGTCTTCCTCCTCAAGTATGGATACCTGTTAAATCCTTGTCGTGA
- a CDS encoding SMI1/KNR4 family protein, producing MLSNKVIDYCQNQGWWHEDVPVEYEEALRKLGIDLESDFAQFYLHADDGPTFYSRHQEIYQICWVMENTVYLEDMTVAQLTLGLPEAYIPLDSFEGEGGFFYNRQTGDVVLVELGESIERFLSGESTPQWANFNNFLEWYFELEEAA from the coding sequence ATGTTATCCAATAAAGTGATTGATTATTGTCAAAATCAAGGCTGGTGGCATGAAGATGTGCCAGTAGAGTATGAAGAAGCTTTACGTAAACTGGGTATTGATCTTGAATCTGATTTTGCACAGTTTTATTTGCATGCTGATGATGGTCCGACCTTTTACAGCAGACATCAGGAGATTTATCAGATCTGCTGGGTTATGGAAAATACCGTATATTTGGAGGACATGACGGTGGCTCAGCTCACGTTGGGGTTGCCTGAAGCCTACATACCGCTGGACAGCTTCGAGGGCGAAGGTGGATTCTTTTATAACCGCCAAACGGGAGACGTGGTTCTGGTGGAGCTTGGTGAATCGATCGAACGTTTTCTGAGCGGTGAAAGTACACCGCAGTGGGCGAACTTCAATAACTTTCTGGAGTGGTATTTCGAACTGGAGGAGGCTGCGTAA
- a CDS encoding alginate O-acetyltransferase AlgX-related protein, with product MHNFFAKKRITAFLFILVLVTFSVLNIIQSFGPIQKTLASADYNYAEAKALIHELDDDINEHVFDKFGFVEAYGYMQSLMWKNEENNFEVVKDMEGKLHYTYFATGPTDTKDLSDRVAALGAHLDPKTKLTYVMTPDKYVRGYTQFPEGIPYNYNNETADGFLANLKQDGIDTVDLREGLLESGIPAKDLFFTTDHHWKIKTAFWAFGQLVNHLDGMYDKPLDPDHYFTNLTNYNVVPYQDIFIGSQGRKAGKYFAGDDDFDLIYPKFKTDYSFYFKTGETEATLNGRFEDALLTTYPLNVQGATYDLTADKYFTYLYGNQGIVHVVNKDKPNGLKVLFIKDSLAVPMISFLSTVVSEIYLIDPRYYTGDIMDFASKTDLDHVFVSISPQDLVDEFFPYRSKD from the coding sequence ATGCACAACTTTTTTGCCAAAAAGAGAATCACGGCTTTCCTCTTCATTCTGGTGCTCGTGACATTCTCTGTCCTGAACATCATCCAATCCTTCGGGCCGATCCAAAAAACGCTGGCTTCCGCAGACTACAATTATGCTGAAGCCAAAGCACTGATTCACGAACTGGATGACGATATTAATGAACATGTCTTCGATAAATTTGGTTTTGTGGAAGCGTATGGATATATGCAATCACTCATGTGGAAGAACGAGGAGAACAACTTTGAGGTCGTTAAAGACATGGAGGGCAAGCTGCACTATACCTACTTCGCCACAGGGCCGACGGATACGAAAGATCTGTCGGATCGGGTTGCGGCGCTGGGAGCACATTTGGACCCCAAAACAAAGCTGACCTATGTGATGACACCAGACAAATACGTACGTGGGTATACACAGTTCCCGGAAGGCATTCCTTACAATTATAACAACGAAACAGCCGATGGCTTTCTGGCCAATCTCAAGCAGGATGGCATCGATACGGTGGATCTGCGCGAAGGTCTGTTGGAAAGTGGCATTCCGGCAAAAGATCTCTTTTTCACCACGGATCACCACTGGAAAATCAAGACTGCATTCTGGGCCTTTGGCCAGCTCGTGAATCATCTGGACGGCATGTACGACAAGCCGCTGGACCCGGATCATTATTTTACGAACTTAACTAACTATAATGTGGTTCCGTATCAGGATATTTTCATTGGATCACAGGGTCGAAAAGCCGGGAAATATTTTGCAGGTGATGATGACTTTGACCTGATTTATCCGAAGTTCAAAACAGACTATTCCTTCTACTTCAAAACCGGCGAGACGGAAGCCACATTGAACGGCCGCTTTGAGGATGCTCTGCTTACGACCTATCCGCTGAATGTGCAAGGAGCTACCTATGATCTAACCGCTGACAAGTACTTTACGTACCTGTACGGAAATCAGGGGATTGTTCATGTGGTGAACAAAGACAAGCCGAACGGACTCAAGGTGCTGTTCATCAAGGACTCTCTCGCAGTACCGATGATCTCCTTCCTGTCGACCGTCGTGTCCGAGATTTACTTGATCGATCCGCGGTATTACACGGGAGACATCATGGATTTTGCCAGCAAAACCGACCTGGATCACGTCTTTGTGTCGATATCGCCGCAGGATCTTGTAGATGAGTTTTTCCCTTACAGATCGAAAGATTAA
- a CDS encoding MBOAT family O-acyltransferase: MLFSSVIFLFYFLPLVLGLYYILRFSITAKNMLLLIASLFFYAWGEPWFVLIMLASICFNYIFALLVDKFRERRNAANITITLMLVVNLGMLFVFKYMAFALRIVNENTGFGLTIPNIALPLGISFFTFHGISYVIDVYRGHGAVQKNLFYVALYISFFPQLIAGPILRYNTIADQMVNRKESWDKFSLGCCRFIVGLGKKVLLSNSMAIVADHIFSMGGTSDIPASLAWLGAIAYTLQIYFDFSGYSDMAIGLALMFGFKFEENFRYPYISRSITEFWRRWHISLGTWFKEYVYFPLGGSRVTNKDKMIRNLLIVWGLTGVWHGAEWTFVVWGLINFAFIALEKISNFDKGTRYNPLRHLYAMFIVVIGWVIFRSPDLLQAGNYLGNMFGLYGNGFWSDTTWMFLKEYALFFVLGILFCMPIATRMNKLMVDGARFSKPLELVYPLTIIVLFLVCVSYLVKGTYNPFIYFNF; this comes from the coding sequence GTGCTCTTTTCCAGTGTAATCTTTCTATTTTATTTTCTGCCGCTTGTACTAGGGCTGTATTACATACTGAGATTCTCGATTACGGCCAAAAACATGCTGCTGCTGATTGCCAGCCTGTTCTTCTATGCATGGGGTGAGCCTTGGTTTGTTCTCATCATGCTGGCCTCCATCTGTTTCAACTATATCTTCGCCCTGCTCGTAGACAAGTTCAGGGAACGACGAAATGCCGCCAATATCACCATTACATTGATGCTTGTCGTCAATTTGGGGATGCTGTTCGTCTTTAAATACATGGCTTTTGCACTTCGGATTGTGAATGAAAACACCGGGTTTGGCTTAACTATTCCGAATATCGCGTTACCGCTAGGGATCTCGTTCTTCACCTTCCACGGAATTTCCTACGTTATTGACGTGTATCGGGGACATGGTGCCGTACAAAAAAACCTCTTTTATGTCGCGCTGTATATCTCCTTCTTCCCTCAACTCATTGCCGGACCAATTCTGCGCTATAACACGATTGCGGATCAGATGGTAAACCGTAAGGAAAGTTGGGACAAGTTCTCACTCGGCTGCTGCCGCTTCATTGTGGGTCTGGGTAAAAAGGTGCTGTTATCCAACAGCATGGCAATTGTTGCGGATCACATCTTCAGCATGGGCGGCACATCGGATATTCCGGCAAGTTTGGCATGGCTTGGGGCCATTGCCTATACGCTGCAGATTTATTTTGATTTCTCGGGTTACTCCGATATGGCCATTGGTCTCGCTCTCATGTTCGGTTTCAAGTTCGAGGAGAACTTCAGGTATCCGTATATCTCCCGTTCCATCACTGAATTCTGGCGCCGCTGGCATATCTCACTGGGCACCTGGTTCAAGGAATATGTCTATTTCCCGCTTGGGGGATCACGTGTCACCAACAAGGATAAGATGATCCGCAATCTGCTTATCGTCTGGGGATTGACTGGCGTGTGGCATGGTGCAGAGTGGACATTTGTAGTCTGGGGATTGATTAATTTCGCATTTATTGCGCTGGAGAAAATCTCTAACTTTGATAAAGGAACTCGCTATAACCCGCTGCGGCATCTCTATGCCATGTTTATTGTGGTCATCGGATGGGTGATCTTCCGTTCACCGGATTTGCTTCAAGCCGGCAACTATCTGGGCAACATGTTTGGACTGTACGGCAACGGATTCTGGAGCGATACGACCTGGATGTTCCTGAAGGAATACGCACTCTTCTTTGTTCTCGGTATTCTGTTCTGTATGCCGATTGCCACGCGGATGAACAAACTGATGGTTGATGGCGCACGTTTCAGCAAACCACTGGAGCTGGTATACCCGCTCACCATCATCGTTTTATTCCTGGTCTGTGTATCGTATCTGGTCAAGGGTACATACAATCCGTTTATTTATTTCAATTTCTGA
- a CDS encoding glycosyltransferase — protein MNYLSTRNKILVTATVIMSCIYVIWRTFFTIPFGHGPLAVTAGLALLIVELIGMFELAVHFYNMTRLEYPELPVVDEALYPDVDVFIATYNEPTSLLFKTINGCLNMDYPDRSKVHIHLCDDSNRPEMRELAAHLGINYITRTEHVHAKAGNLNNAMKHTSSPLIVTFDADMIPKHDFLTSCVPYFLTGEKIGFVQTPQSFYNPDQFQYNLYSENRIPNEQDYFYRDVQVGRNKSNSVIYGGTNTVLSRQALEDVGGFYTGSITEDFATGIEMQSKGYRCFATNKVLASGLAPGDLKSLIKQRQRWARGCIQTGKKMNLLFKKGLSFAQKLNYISSITYWYSGLKRLLYIMSPILFAVFGVLVVKCTILEILVFWLPMYLLTNTCLRMLSGNIRTTKWTNVYETILFPSLLPAVILETLGITMNKFVVTRKDGAQNDDRNYQIKQMIPHLILAVLSVIGIVNCIHWTFSQGTIGFLVVLYWLLINFYNIMMSIFFLAGRKVFRNHERSMAAVDCTLTTEGEIIFCITHDLSEGGISVMLDTPKYIPSELEVGIKLVNDRYSSEFTGKVAHVVSIGKRWKYAFTVKDITEQEQRQLLHIIYDREPTLPQRLDKDISTFEDIRLNFVRRGQSEFMSNRKMARIALNRELHTPDHGTVTLLDFNYEFALVDIELNELVNEIQLPLGEDLSLKCVWVQSLRNKRGNLYRVTNIRDMARNHQMPILEALLKQWSMEHIQLSKTGPASQGKNNISPDELNEMAYL, from the coding sequence TTGAACTACTTAAGTACACGCAACAAGATACTTGTCACGGCAACTGTGATTATGTCTTGTATTTACGTCATTTGGCGTACATTCTTTACCATTCCTTTTGGACATGGTCCTCTTGCTGTGACCGCAGGTCTTGCCCTCCTCATTGTCGAACTTATAGGTATGTTCGAATTGGCCGTCCATTTTTACAATATGACCCGGCTCGAATATCCTGAACTTCCCGTTGTTGATGAAGCCTTATATCCGGATGTGGATGTATTTATCGCAACTTATAATGAACCCACTTCGCTTCTGTTCAAAACGATTAACGGCTGTCTGAACATGGATTATCCTGATCGCTCCAAAGTACATATTCATCTGTGCGATGACTCCAACCGTCCAGAGATGCGGGAACTGGCTGCTCACCTCGGCATTAACTACATTACGCGAACTGAGCATGTACACGCCAAGGCGGGTAACCTGAACAATGCCATGAAGCATACGTCCTCCCCGCTAATCGTCACCTTTGATGCAGACATGATTCCGAAGCATGATTTTCTGACGTCATGCGTTCCCTATTTTCTAACTGGAGAAAAAATCGGTTTTGTGCAGACACCACAGAGCTTCTATAATCCTGATCAGTTTCAGTACAATCTGTACTCCGAGAACCGGATACCGAATGAACAGGATTATTTCTATAGGGATGTACAAGTGGGTCGCAACAAATCCAACTCTGTCATCTATGGCGGCACAAATACCGTACTCTCCAGACAGGCACTGGAAGACGTCGGTGGTTTCTATACCGGTTCCATTACAGAGGATTTTGCTACAGGTATTGAAATGCAGAGCAAAGGGTATCGCTGCTTCGCCACCAATAAAGTACTGGCCTCCGGACTCGCTCCCGGTGATCTGAAAAGTCTGATCAAACAACGTCAGCGCTGGGCGCGCGGTTGTATCCAGACAGGTAAAAAAATGAACCTTCTGTTCAAAAAAGGACTTAGCTTTGCCCAAAAACTGAACTACATCTCGTCCATTACCTACTGGTACTCCGGGTTAAAACGATTGCTGTACATCATGTCACCCATATTGTTTGCCGTGTTCGGCGTTCTGGTTGTGAAATGTACCATTCTGGAGATTCTGGTGTTCTGGCTGCCGATGTATCTGTTGACCAACACCTGTCTGCGAATGTTATCCGGCAATATTCGGACCACCAAATGGACCAATGTATATGAGACCATTTTGTTCCCGTCCCTTCTGCCAGCCGTCATCCTGGAAACTCTGGGCATCACGATGAACAAATTCGTCGTTACCCGCAAAGACGGTGCGCAAAATGATGACCGAAACTATCAGATTAAACAGATGATTCCTCATCTGATTCTGGCGGTACTGTCTGTGATTGGAATTGTGAATTGCATTCACTGGACATTCAGTCAGGGAACGATTGGTTTCCTCGTTGTGCTGTACTGGTTGTTAATTAATTTCTATAATATCATGATGTCTATTTTTTTCCTGGCTGGACGCAAAGTGTTCCGCAACCACGAGCGCTCCATGGCTGCCGTGGATTGCACGCTCACAACGGAAGGGGAGATCATCTTCTGCATCACCCACGATCTCTCGGAAGGCGGCATTTCCGTTATGCTGGATACACCGAAATATATTCCTAGTGAACTCGAGGTTGGCATCAAACTGGTGAACGATCGATACTCAAGCGAGTTTACAGGCAAGGTGGCGCATGTTGTTTCCATCGGGAAGCGTTGGAAATATGCTTTTACCGTGAAGGATATTACAGAACAAGAGCAGCGCCAGCTGCTGCACATTATCTATGATCGCGAACCCACACTGCCCCAGAGGCTGGACAAGGATATCAGTACATTTGAAGACATTCGCCTGAATTTTGTACGCCGGGGTCAGAGTGAGTTCATGTCCAACCGGAAGATGGCACGAATTGCGCTAAATCGCGAATTGCACACACCAGATCACGGAACCGTGACATTGCTGGATTTCAACTATGAGTTCGCCCTGGTGGACATCGAGCTCAATGAACTGGTCAATGAGATTCAACTTCCGCTTGGCGAAGACCTCTCACTGAAATGCGTATGGGTTCAATCTCTGCGTAACAAACGAGGCAACCTGTACCGTGTGACCAATATTCGTGATATGGCTCGCAATCATCAGATGCCAATCTTGGAAGCTCTGCTGAAACAATGGAGTATGGAACATATCCAGTTGAGTAAAACAGGTCCTGCATCCCAGGGCAAAAACAACATCTCTCCAGATGAACTGAACGAGATGGCTTATCTATAG
- a CDS encoding CBS domain-containing protein, whose product MEISYFLLPKAEVAYINSSASMKDAIEQLELQHYTAIPVIDQDGKYVATLSEGDLLWKMRSTPGLTFETMDQVQVHEIDNRVYNECVFIKAEMEDMLTLAADQNFVPVVDVDRVFLGIIRRKDIIEYYTRNISD is encoded by the coding sequence ATGGAAATCAGCTATTTTTTACTCCCCAAAGCCGAAGTGGCCTATATTAACTCTTCCGCTTCCATGAAAGATGCGATCGAGCAGCTTGAATTGCAGCATTATACCGCCATTCCCGTGATTGACCAGGATGGAAAATATGTTGCAACCCTGTCCGAAGGCGATTTGTTATGGAAAATGAGGAGCACCCCTGGACTGACATTTGAGACGATGGATCAGGTTCAGGTGCACGAGATTGACAACCGTGTATATAATGAATGCGTTTTTATCAAGGCCGAAATGGAGGATATGCTGACGTTGGCAGCTGACCAAAACTTTGTGCCTGTGGTGGATGTGGACCGTGTCTTCCTTGGTATTATTCGTCGCAAAGATATTATTGAGTATTACACGCGCAACATCTCAGACTAA